A DNA window from Camelina sativa cultivar DH55 chromosome 17, Cs, whole genome shotgun sequence contains the following coding sequences:
- the LOC104757034 gene encoding uncharacterized protein LOC104757034 — protein sequence MEESTATTTHYFSIFTNYPLISALTAFTIAQFIKLFTSWYRERRWDLKQLIGSGGMPSSHSATVTSLAVAIGLQEGFGGSHFAIALILASVVMYDATGVRLHAGRQAEVLNQIVYELPAEHPLAESRPLRELLGHTPPQVVAGGMLGSATAVTGYLFFRIATS from the exons ATGGAGGAATCTACGGCTACGACCACTCATTATTTCTCAATTTTCACCAATTACCCTCTCATTTCCGCTCTTACGGCTTTCACCATCGCTCAATTCATCAAACTCTTCACCTCCTG GTATAGAGAACGGAGATGGGATCTCAAACAGCTTATTGGTTCCGGAGGAATGCCTTCTTCCCATTCAGCCACTGTCACCTCTCTCGCTGTTGCTATTGGCTTACAAGAGGGCTTTGGTGGTTCACATTTTGCCATTGCTTTGATCTTGGCTTCTGTT GTGATGTATGATGCTACTGGTGTTAGATTACATGCGGGTCGCCAAGCTGAG GTTCTCAATCAGATTGTATATGAACTTCCTGCAGAACATCCCCTGGCTGAAAGCAGACCATTGCGTGAGCTTCTTGGTCATACCCCTCCTCAG GTTGTTGCTGGTGGAATGCTTGGAAGTGCCACAGCAGTCACTGGATACTTGTTTTTCAGGATAGCTACTAGCTAA